Proteins encoded together in one Thermoanaerobaculum aquaticum window:
- a CDS encoding DUF1844 domain-containing protein: MSEEEKEKKPVKVIDRRWFTPDGELREDLPPAPPASTEPTATPQQQSAPKTQEVPKEEPQKGRGGVHLPNRLSFFDLVDFFAQQALALLSGQIPGRGRDPETARYFIDLLGVVQEKTAAQLTPEEARYLDDVLFQLRALYVQANR; the protein is encoded by the coding sequence GTGAGCGAGGAAGAAAAAGAGAAAAAGCCAGTCAAGGTCATTGATCGCCGATGGTTTACGCCTGATGGCGAGCTCCGGGAGGATTTGCCCCCGGCACCTCCCGCCAGCACCGAACCCACGGCAACCCCGCAGCAGCAAAGTGCACCGAAAACCCAAGAAGTGCCCAAGGAGGAACCGCAAAAAGGCCGGGGAGGCGTGCATCTCCCCAACCGCCTCTCGTTTTTTGACTTGGTGGATTTCTTCGCCCAGCAAGCCCTGGCGCTTCTGTCCGGGCAAATCCCCGGCCGCGGCCGTGATCCTGAGACCGCCAGGTACTTCATTGACCTCCTCGGAGTGGTTCAGGAAAAAACGGCGGCCCAGCTTACGCCCGAGGAAGCCAGGTACCTGGATGACGTGCTTTTCCAGCTCCGGGCCCTCTATGTCCAAGCAAACCGTTAA